One part of the Botrytis cinerea B05.10 chromosome 8, complete sequence genome encodes these proteins:
- the Bcaqp8 gene encoding Bcaqp8 translates to MALRSPARDYLVSMIGELVGTFLFLFFAFAAAQTANQPNGTKPLTPNATDTSKLLYIALAFGASLAANVWVFFRVSGGQFNPAVTLALVLIRAVSPTKALILIPAQLVGGSLAAAAVKGIIPGDDILFAVSLGPGVANVQGLFIELLLTFMLVFTILMLVAEKTKSTFVAPIGIGFSLFIGHLVGIFWTGAGINPARAFSPALIQASFPSYHWIYWLGPALGSFLAAGLYLGLKEMKYELVGGDADKEKREEGLTVQQADLIIETLRGLPRAIQGSGALGQFEGTTEGHRSPVDLERGAEVRILEDDPHIRKSRYGSPDSTDLPT, encoded by the exons ATGGCATTGAGAAGCCCAGCTAGAGATTACTTGGTCTCTATGATCGGTGAACTAGTTGGAACTTTTctattcctcttcttcgcaTTTGCTGCAGCACAAACGGCGAACCAGCCTAACGGAACTAAGCCTCTTACACCCAACGCGACTGATACATCAAAACTTCTATATATTGCCCTCGCATTTGGTGCAAGTCTTGCAGCAAACGTCTGGGTTTTCTTTCGTGTCAGTGGCGGACAGTTTAACCCAGCCGTCACTCTCGCACTCGTGCTTATTAGGGCAGTGTCTCCCACGAAAGCATTGATACTTATACCTGCTCAACTCGTTGGTGGAAGTTTGGCTGCTGCGGCAGTCAAAGGCATTATACCGGGTGATGACATACTTTTCGCAGTATCACTTGGACCAGGTGTTGCAAATG TCCAAGGCTTATTCATAGAACTCCTCTTAACCTTTATGCTCGTATTCACAATACTGATGCTTGTCGCCGAAAAGACAAAATCCACATTTGTCGCACCTATCGGTATTGGATTTTCGCTCTTCATTGGCCACCTCGTCGGTATTTTTTGGACAGGAGCAGGAATAAACCCTGCCCGAGCGTTTTCACCAGCTCTTATTCAAGCTTCATTCCCAAGTTATCACTGGATTTACTGGCTTGGCCCTGCTTTAGGATCTTTCCTTGCCGCAGGATTATACTTAGGGCTGAAAGAGATGAAGTATGAATTAGTTGGTGGGGATGCGGATAAAGAAAAACGGGAGGAAGGCTTAACTGTGCAGCAAGCAGACCTTATCATTGAAACTCTTCGCGGATTACCTAGAGCGATACAAGGATCTGGAGCTTTAGGGCAATTTGAAGGTACTACTGAAGGTCATAGGTCTCCcgtggatttggagagaggGGCCGAGGTCAGGATCTTGGAGGATGATCCGCACATTCGGAAAAGTCGATATGGATCTCCTGATTCTACGGATTTACCAACCTGA